From a single Nocardioides exalbidus genomic region:
- a CDS encoding O-methyltransferase produces the protein MSAPPELPDIVQRAFDVCRQAGYVAFCRNETGRLLATLAATRGGTMAEFGTGCGVGTAWLRSGVRNGARILTAELDESLAGAAAKIFTDDEKVEVLAADWSVLREHGPFSLLFLDSGSPSEVGVDSVIDLVEPGGIVVLDDFAPCESWPPIAYGRVDTLREQWLTDERFTAVEVMVAADASTVIATRR, from the coding sequence ATGTCTGCTCCCCCGGAACTCCCCGACATCGTGCAGCGCGCCTTCGACGTGTGCCGCCAGGCCGGCTACGTCGCGTTCTGCCGCAACGAGACCGGCCGCCTGCTCGCGACCCTCGCCGCCACGCGCGGCGGGACGATGGCGGAGTTCGGCACCGGCTGCGGGGTCGGCACCGCGTGGCTGCGCAGCGGCGTACGCAACGGGGCGCGGATCCTGACCGCCGAGCTCGACGAGTCGCTGGCCGGAGCGGCCGCGAAGATCTTCACCGACGACGAGAAGGTCGAGGTGCTCGCGGCCGACTGGAGCGTGCTGCGCGAGCACGGGCCCTTCTCCCTGCTCTTCCTCGACTCCGGCAGCCCCTCGGAGGTCGGCGTCGACTCGGTCATCGACCTCGTCGAGCCCGGCGGCATCGTGGTGCTCGACGACTTCGCACCCTGCGAGTCGTGGCCGCCGATCGCCTACGGCCGCGTCGACACGCTGCGTGAGCAGTGGCTCACCGACGAGCGGTTCACCGCCGTCGAGGTGATGGTGGCCGCCGACGCGTCCACCGTCATCGCCACCCGCCGCTGA